One genomic window of Limanda limanda chromosome 16, fLimLim1.1, whole genome shotgun sequence includes the following:
- the LOC133022192 gene encoding carbohydrate sulfotransferase 12-like, with product MGSWWGLRVAFILGSLFMTLLLLVYWDDVRGFSLQPLQEPQHGSHQAASWPRTFPPSTPRAQTSVREQEARKQRVKDVCSGQGAVEFPGRTRPFEQIPNSALKHLIVDDKHRVIYCFVPKVACTNWKNVMAVLSQSMISPSTGKPYTDPNDIPEGLVHNHDFFSLSEFGSLSRHLMELKLQHYTKFLFVRDPFVRVISAFRDKFGRINQHWYELLGMSMLRRYGHISGALPNKSSEAFAAGINLTFLQFIKYVLDTETEPNVHWKQVYRLCHPCQVGYDFIGRMETQESDAHHLLKLLKVDHLFSFPSSTRNLTAASWEQEWFAQIPIPMRRELYKMYEADFELFGYPKPDSILNP from the exons ATGGGCTCATGGTGGGGTCTACGAGTGGCGTTCATTCTGGGGTCGTTGTTTATGACCCTGCTCCTCCTCGTGTACTGGGACGACGTCAGGGGCTTCAGCCTCCAGCCGCTGCAGGAGCCCCAACACGGGTCGCATCAGGCTGCATCTTGGCCTCGGaccttccctccctccacccccagAGCCCAGACCAGTGTCAGGGAGCAGGAGGCGAGGAAGCAGAGGGTCAAGGATGTCTGTTCAGGACAGGGCGCTGTGGAATTCCCTGGAAGGACTCGACCATTTGAGCAGATCCCCAACAGTGCGCTGAAACACCTGATAGTGGACGACAAACACCGGGTCATCTACTGCTTCGTTCCCAAG GTAGCGTGCACCAACTGGAAGAACGTGATGGCGGTTCTGAGTCAGTCTATGATCTCGCCCTCCACAGGAAAACCGTACACTGACCCCAACGATATACCTGAGGGGCTCGTACACAACCATGATTTCTTCTCCTTATCCGA GTTCGGTTCTCTGTCCCGCCACCTGATGGAGCTCAAGCTCCAGCACTACACCAAGTTCCTGTTTGTTCGAGATCCTTTCGTTCGTGTCATCTCTGCCTTCAGGGACAAGTTTGGACG CATCAACCAGCATTGGTACGAGTTGTTGGGTATGAGCATGCTGCGTCGTTATGGTCACATCTCCGGGGCTCTGCCGAACAAATCGAGCGAGGCGTTTGCCGCAGGAATCAACCTGACGTTTCTGCAGTTTATCAAGTACGTGCTTGATACAGAGACTGAGCCGAACGTACACTGGAAACAG gtgtatCGTCTGTGTCATCCGTGCCAGGTCGGGTACGACTTCATCGGGCGAATGGAAACCCAGGAAAGCGACGCCCATCACCTGCTGAAGCTCCTGAAGGTGGATCATCTGTTCAgcttcccctcctccacccgTAACCTAACCGCAGCCAGCTGGGAACAAGAGTGGTTTGCACAGATTCCCATACCGATGAGACGAGAGCTTTACAAAATGTACGAAGCAGACTTTGAGCTGTTTGGTTATCCCAAACCTGACAGCATCCTCAATCCGTGA